One Mycolicibacterium crocinum DNA window includes the following coding sequences:
- a CDS encoding cytochrome P450, translated as MPSPNLPPGFDFTDPDLNNERLPVEELAELRRVAPIWWNEQPMGVGGFDDEGYWVVSKHKDVKEISRRSDVFSSLENTALPRYPDNAAVSHKDTGQFILLNMDAPRHTHLRQIVSRAFTPRAVETLRENLRERAQAIAKAAAAKGSGDFVEEVSCELPLQAIADLMGVPQDERKKLFDWSNQMVGEADPEFHRNDPQGAAGELIMYGMQMAADRTANPGDDLVTKLVQADVDGHKLSDDEFGFFVILLAVAGNETTRNSITHGMTAFADFPDQWELYKAQRPVTAVDEIVRWATPVTSFQRTALEDVELSGVQIKKGQRVVMSYRSANFDEEVFDDPFTFNILRDPNPHVGFGGTGAHYCLGANLARMTIDLMFNAIADHMPDLTPLSKPERLRSGWLNGIKHWQVDYTGASAGK; from the coding sequence ATGCCCAGTCCGAACCTGCCCCCCGGTTTCGACTTCACTGATCCTGATCTGAACAACGAGCGACTGCCCGTCGAGGAGCTCGCCGAGCTGCGCCGGGTCGCGCCGATCTGGTGGAACGAACAGCCGATGGGTGTCGGCGGTTTCGACGACGAGGGCTACTGGGTCGTCAGCAAGCACAAGGACGTGAAGGAGATCTCCCGGCGCAGCGATGTGTTCTCCAGCCTGGAGAACACCGCACTGCCGCGTTATCCGGACAACGCTGCGGTGTCGCACAAGGACACCGGCCAGTTCATCCTGCTGAACATGGACGCTCCCCGACATACCCACCTACGCCAGATCGTCTCCCGCGCGTTCACGCCGCGAGCGGTCGAGACGTTGCGGGAGAACCTGCGAGAGCGCGCCCAGGCGATCGCCAAGGCCGCCGCCGCGAAGGGGTCGGGCGACTTCGTCGAAGAGGTCTCGTGCGAACTGCCCCTGCAGGCGATCGCCGACCTGATGGGCGTGCCGCAGGACGAACGCAAGAAGCTGTTCGATTGGTCCAATCAGATGGTCGGCGAAGCGGATCCGGAGTTCCACCGCAACGACCCGCAGGGGGCCGCGGGTGAGCTGATCATGTACGGGATGCAGATGGCGGCCGACCGGACGGCCAACCCCGGCGACGATCTGGTGACCAAGCTGGTGCAGGCCGACGTCGACGGGCACAAGCTTTCCGACGACGAGTTTGGCTTCTTCGTCATCCTGCTTGCGGTGGCGGGCAACGAGACCACCCGCAACTCGATCACCCACGGTATGACGGCGTTCGCCGATTTCCCGGACCAGTGGGAGCTGTACAAAGCGCAGCGCCCGGTAACCGCGGTCGACGAGATCGTGCGGTGGGCCACGCCGGTGACCTCCTTCCAGCGGACCGCTCTGGAAGACGTCGAGCTCTCCGGTGTGCAGATCAAGAAGGGGCAGCGGGTGGTGATGTCCTACCGCTCGGCCAACTTCGACGAAGAGGTGTTCGACGATCCGTTCACCTTCAACATCCTTCGCGACCCGAATCCCCATGTCGGCTTCGGGGGCACCGGCGCGCACTACTGCCTCGGCGCCAACCTGGCGAGGATGACCATCGATCTGATGTTCAACGCGATCGCCGATCACATGCCGGATCTGACCCCGCTGTCCAAGCCGGAGCGGTTGCGGTCCGGCTGGCTCAATGGCATCAAGCACTGGCAGGTCGACTACACCGGAGCCAGCGCGGGCAAGTAG
- a CDS encoding YceI family protein produces MTETPWKLTAAEGELQILTGVGGPAAKMGHRLTIAFASWQAEVQWRGDEPATARLVVDVDSLQVLKGEGGVTPLTGPEKGVVRSNALKSLDAKKFPTITFVAEDINATPGGYRLGGTVEIHGTSRPHSVDLAVEDAGDTWVMTTSTAVVQSRFGVKPYSLFIGTLKVDDEVTLRFTARHAK; encoded by the coding sequence GTGACGGAAACTCCCTGGAAACTCACAGCGGCCGAAGGTGAGCTGCAGATCCTCACCGGCGTCGGAGGGCCGGCCGCCAAGATGGGGCACCGCCTGACGATCGCCTTTGCGTCGTGGCAGGCCGAGGTCCAGTGGCGGGGGGATGAACCGGCGACGGCCCGACTGGTTGTCGATGTCGACTCGCTGCAGGTCCTCAAGGGCGAGGGTGGGGTCACGCCGTTGACCGGACCGGAGAAGGGCGTGGTCCGCTCGAACGCGCTGAAGTCGCTGGACGCCAAGAAGTTTCCGACGATCACCTTCGTCGCCGAGGACATCAACGCGACCCCGGGCGGCTACCGCCTCGGTGGCACCGTCGAGATCCACGGCACGTCGCGGCCGCACTCGGTGGATCTCGCGGTTGAGGACGCGGGTGATACCTGGGTGATGACGACGTCGACCGCGGTGGTGCAGAGCCGGTTCGGGGTCAAGCCGTACTCGCTGTTCATAGGGACGCTGAAGGTGGACGACGAGGTCACGCTGCGATTCACGGCGCGCCACGCGAAATAG
- a CDS encoding FadR/GntR family transcriptional regulator: MALQPINRRSVPEDVFEQILADVLSGEMQPGEPLPSERRLAEVLGVSRPAVREALKRVAAAGLVEVRQGDATTVRDFRRHAGLDLLPQLLLRNGQLDVSVARSILEARLHNGPKVAELAAQRRPAGLADVLESSIAALESSEDPLEQQRHALAFWDHVVDGADSIAFRLMFNTLRSAYEPALPALATLMAAEVGQTQAYRRVARAIAAGEPDEAATAARALLEPATAALVAALTALEDQQ; encoded by the coding sequence ATGGCACTGCAGCCGATCAATCGGCGTTCCGTTCCCGAGGACGTCTTCGAGCAGATCCTCGCCGATGTCCTCAGCGGGGAGATGCAGCCCGGGGAGCCGCTGCCGAGTGAGCGCAGACTCGCCGAGGTGCTCGGCGTTTCCAGGCCCGCTGTGCGCGAGGCGCTCAAGAGGGTTGCAGCCGCGGGCCTGGTCGAGGTCCGCCAGGGTGATGCCACCACGGTCCGCGACTTCCGGCGGCACGCCGGACTGGACCTGCTCCCCCAATTGCTCTTGCGCAATGGACAACTCGACGTATCGGTGGCCCGCAGCATTCTCGAAGCCCGCCTGCACAACGGCCCCAAGGTGGCCGAACTGGCCGCGCAACGTCGGCCCGCCGGCCTGGCCGATGTGCTCGAATCATCGATCGCGGCGCTGGAGTCCAGCGAGGACCCCCTCGAGCAGCAGCGGCATGCGCTGGCGTTCTGGGATCACGTCGTCGACGGCGCGGACTCCATCGCATTTCGGTTGATGTTCAACACCTTACGATCCGCCTACGAACCAGCGCTGCCCGCGCTTGCCACACTGATGGCCGCCGAGGTCGGGCAGACGCAGGCTTATCGCCGCGTGGCTCGCGCCATCGCGGCCGGCGAGCCGGACGAGGCGGCAACGGCCGCCCGTGCACTGTTGGAACCCGCCACCGCCGCGTTGGTCGCGGCCCTGACCGCGCTGGAGGATCAACAATGA
- a CDS encoding sterol desaturase family protein, whose protein sequence is MSASTNTRRGLTLADAGREFWRHPTPWLFVVALTGAVIARIAVGDWQLTDAVVPFAVAAAFPFLEWTIHVFILHWRPRRVGRITVDPLLARKHREHHIAPRDVDLVFIPLQSAIGAVVSAVAIALLLFPRTGMGLTFLVVMLTFGLLYEWCHYLVHTDYKPKTAVYRVIWRDHRLHHFKNEHYWFGVTTPGTADRVLRTYPDPATVPASPTAKNLHAIDAESPAAVKR, encoded by the coding sequence ATGAGCGCATCGACCAATACCCGCCGCGGCCTGACGCTGGCCGACGCCGGCCGGGAATTCTGGCGGCATCCCACCCCGTGGCTGTTCGTCGTGGCGCTGACCGGGGCCGTGATCGCCCGGATTGCCGTCGGTGACTGGCAGCTCACCGATGCGGTGGTGCCGTTCGCGGTCGCCGCGGCATTTCCGTTCCTGGAGTGGACGATTCACGTCTTCATCCTGCACTGGCGGCCTCGCCGGGTCGGCAGGATCACCGTAGACCCGCTGCTGGCCCGCAAGCACCGCGAGCATCACATCGCACCGCGTGACGTGGACCTGGTGTTCATCCCGCTGCAGTCCGCGATCGGCGCGGTGGTCTCGGCGGTGGCGATCGCGCTGCTGTTGTTCCCCCGCACCGGCATGGGGCTGACATTCCTCGTCGTGATGCTGACCTTCGGGCTGCTCTACGAGTGGTGCCACTACCTGGTACACACCGACTACAAGCCGAAAACCGCTGTGTACCGGGTGATCTGGCGTGATCACCGGCTGCACCACTTCAAGAACGAGCACTACTGGTTCGGGGTGACCACCCCGGGCACCGCCGACCGGGTGTTGCGCACCTACCCCGATCCCGCCACGGTGCCCGCCTCACCGACCGCCAAGAACCTCCACGCGATCGACGCGGAAAGCCCTGCCGCAGTTAAGCGTTGA
- a CDS encoding L,D-transpeptidase has product MAKAVRRAIAAAGIAVLSLAASVQTSTAAVAPSIDGATVASVSPTNGQVVGVAMPITVTFTKPITDRWAAQQSITVTTPANVAGRFEWRDDKTVQFVPDQYWPAHSEITMMAGGIPRTFGTGSIVLGVADISAHTFTVSIDGQVARQMPASMGKPRHPTPVGSFTALEKQSTVVMDSRTIGIPLSDPEGYKLTVNDAVRVTWGGVYVHSAPWSVGSQGYANVSHGCINLSPDNASWYFSQVHIGDPIVINA; this is encoded by the coding sequence ATGGCCAAAGCAGTTCGACGAGCAATCGCCGCCGCGGGAATCGCGGTGCTTTCATTGGCGGCTTCCGTGCAGACCAGCACGGCGGCGGTCGCCCCTTCCATCGACGGGGCCACTGTCGCCTCCGTCTCGCCCACGAACGGGCAGGTGGTGGGGGTTGCCATGCCGATCACCGTGACGTTCACCAAGCCGATCACCGATCGCTGGGCGGCGCAGCAGTCGATCACGGTGACGACGCCCGCCAATGTGGCCGGCCGCTTCGAGTGGCGCGACGACAAGACCGTTCAGTTCGTGCCCGACCAGTACTGGCCGGCGCACTCCGAGATCACGATGATGGCCGGGGGCATCCCGCGCACCTTCGGCACCGGCTCGATCGTGCTCGGCGTCGCCGACATCTCGGCGCACACGTTCACCGTCAGCATCGACGGGCAGGTGGCCCGCCAGATGCCCGCGTCGATGGGCAAGCCCAGGCACCCAACTCCGGTGGGCAGTTTCACCGCGCTGGAGAAGCAGTCCACCGTGGTGATGGATTCGCGCACGATCGGTATCCCGCTCAGCGATCCGGAGGGTTACAAGCTCACTGTGAACGACGCCGTCCGGGTCACCTGGGGCGGGGTGTACGTGCACTCCGCGCCGTGGTCGGTCGGTTCGCAGGGCTACGCCAATGTCAGCCACGGCTGCATCAACCTGAGCCCGGACAACGCCTCGTGGTATTTCAGCCAGGTTCACATCGGGGACCCGATCGTCATCAACGCTTAA
- a CDS encoding DUF7159 family protein — translation MKLETVLGLSMTPTTVGLVLVEGDGVEGATKGHDAFEVRRGGFSPVTTSEFVAEALSRTQAIADGQRLQSIGVTWSDDASVEASLLLDSLADCGFANVIPIRLPEATEAFARGIGQVIGSDVTAVCVVEPEAIVALIVDAHEGAVQTAVTYALETDQDLIDWLSDMLGASEWEPDGLVLLGSGEGLESIARRLEQILGIPVFAPAEAELALARGAALASVNGIGVADDPLFDLPVPPPARRRDSTALRGATALLAGGVVAFVVSASVAVGLELLPDHGARPEHRDVVNTAETPPLRPITAPEAPAPAPDALSSAAEPSETQAPEPTFDSAPVVAMTMNVPAPPPEAPPADLNAEPAGLPPVAAAPPPPAPVATVPPVNEPKQTLRQRIWERLHGG, via the coding sequence TTGAAGTTGGAGACCGTCCTAGGGCTGTCGATGACCCCGACCACCGTCGGCCTCGTCCTGGTCGAAGGCGACGGCGTCGAAGGCGCCACGAAGGGCCATGACGCGTTCGAGGTACGCCGCGGCGGGTTCAGCCCCGTGACGACGTCGGAGTTCGTCGCCGAGGCGCTGTCGCGCACACAGGCCATCGCGGACGGCCAGCGCCTGCAGTCCATCGGTGTGACGTGGAGTGATGACGCCTCGGTCGAGGCGTCGCTGCTACTCGACTCGCTCGCCGACTGTGGCTTCGCCAACGTGATCCCCATCCGGCTGCCCGAGGCCACCGAGGCGTTCGCACGCGGTATCGGGCAGGTCATCGGATCCGACGTCACCGCGGTGTGCGTCGTCGAGCCTGAGGCCATCGTCGCGCTGATCGTGGACGCCCACGAGGGCGCGGTGCAGACCGCCGTCACCTACGCCCTGGAAACCGACCAGGACCTGATCGACTGGCTCTCCGACATGCTGGGCGCCAGCGAGTGGGAACCCGACGGCCTCGTGCTCCTGGGTTCGGGCGAGGGGTTGGAGTCGATCGCCCGCCGCCTCGAGCAGATCCTGGGCATCCCGGTGTTCGCTCCCGCCGAGGCCGAGCTGGCCCTGGCCCGAGGCGCAGCGCTGGCCTCGGTCAACGGCATCGGGGTCGCCGACGACCCACTGTTCGACCTCCCGGTCCCGCCGCCGGCCCGCCGGCGGGACTCGACCGCGCTGCGCGGTGCGACCGCGCTGCTGGCCGGGGGCGTGGTGGCCTTCGTGGTGTCCGCATCGGTGGCGGTCGGCCTCGAGCTGCTGCCCGACCACGGCGCCCGCCCCGAGCACCGGGACGTGGTCAACACCGCCGAAACGCCACCGCTGCGGCCGATCACGGCCCCGGAGGCGCCGGCACCCGCACCGGACGCGCTCTCGAGTGCGGCCGAGCCGTCCGAAACCCAGGCGCCCGAGCCCACATTCGACAGCGCTCCCGTCGTCGCGATGACGATGAACGTGCCCGCACCGCCGCCCGAAGCGCCGCCGGCCGATCTGAACGCCGAGCCGGCGGGCCTCCCGCCGGTGGCCGCGGCGCCGCCGCCACCGGCACCCGTCGCCACCGTGCCCCCGGTGAACGAGCCCAAGCAGACGCTACGGCAGCGGATCTGGGAACGTCTGCACGGCGGCTGA
- the fdxA gene encoding ferredoxin, with amino-acid sequence MTYVISSACVDVKHKACMQECPVDCIYEGDRTMYINPAECVECGACRILCEVDAIYFESDLPDEEKQFLADNAAFFTEVLPGRDAPIGNPGGACELGPVGVDTPMVAALPRHPA; translated from the coding sequence ATGACCTACGTGATCAGCAGTGCGTGTGTCGATGTCAAGCACAAGGCCTGCATGCAGGAATGCCCGGTCGACTGCATCTACGAGGGTGACCGGACGATGTACATCAACCCCGCCGAGTGTGTGGAATGCGGCGCATGCCGGATCCTCTGCGAGGTTGACGCCATCTACTTCGAGTCCGATCTGCCCGACGAGGAGAAGCAGTTCCTCGCCGACAACGCCGCCTTCTTCACCGAGGTGCTGCCGGGGCGCGACGCCCCGATCGGCAATCCGGGCGGCGCCTGCGAACTCGGCCCGGTCGGGGTGGATACCCCGATGGTCGCAGCGCTTCCGCGGCATCCGGCCTGA
- a CDS encoding cyclopropane mycolic acid synthase family methyltransferase → MEPHFDDVQHHYDLSDDFYRLFLDRTQTYSCAYFERDDLTLEEAQIAKIDLSLGKLGLEPGMTLLDVGCGWGATMMRALEKYDVNVIGLTLSKNQALHVQHLFDDSESPRSKRVLLEGWEQFDEKVDRIVSIGAFEHFGYDRYNAFFEMAYNALPADGVMLLHTIVKPSDDDFNARDLPITMRHLKFFKFIMDEIFPGGQLPQPSTVIDYATRAGFSVNRVHPLRLHYARTLEIWAAALQENEEEAVALQSREVYDRYMKYLTGCAELFRDGYTDICQFTLAKG, encoded by the coding sequence ATGGAGCCGCACTTCGACGATGTGCAGCACCATTACGACCTGTCCGATGACTTCTACCGACTGTTCTTGGACCGGACCCAGACCTACAGCTGTGCCTACTTCGAGCGCGACGATCTGACGCTGGAAGAGGCGCAGATCGCGAAGATCGATTTGTCGCTGGGAAAGCTGGGACTCGAGCCGGGCATGACGTTGCTCGACGTCGGTTGCGGGTGGGGCGCGACGATGATGCGCGCGCTCGAAAAGTATGACGTGAATGTCATCGGCCTGACCCTGAGCAAGAATCAGGCGTTGCACGTCCAGCACCTCTTCGACGATTCGGAGAGCCCTCGGTCCAAGCGGGTTCTGCTGGAGGGTTGGGAGCAGTTCGACGAGAAGGTCGACCGGATCGTCTCGATCGGGGCCTTCGAGCACTTCGGCTACGACCGCTACAACGCGTTTTTCGAAATGGCCTACAACGCGTTGCCCGCCGACGGGGTGATGTTGCTGCACACCATCGTCAAGCCGAGCGACGACGATTTCAATGCGCGCGATCTGCCGATCACCATGCGGCACCTGAAGTTCTTCAAATTCATCATGGACGAGATCTTCCCCGGCGGACAGCTTCCCCAACCGTCGACAGTTATCGACTACGCCACCCGCGCAGGCTTCAGCGTCAACCGGGTCCACCCGCTGCGACTGCACTACGCCCGCACCCTCGAGATCTGGGCCGCCGCGTTGCAGGAGAACGAGGAAGAGGCCGTCGCCCTGCAGTCGCGCGAGGTCTACGACCGTTACATGAAGTATCTGACCGGCTGCGCGGAGCTGTTCCGCGACGGCTATACCGATATCTGCCAGTTCACCCTGGCCAAGGGCTGA
- a CDS encoding S1C family serine protease, whose protein sequence is MDATPSRHGRRLLSTLAALLLVPGLLSGPAHAAPPHLTPAPLAPLDQSAVMGQVTPGLVDINTTLNYQSAVGAGTGIVLDPNGEVLTNNHVIEGATSITATSLANGRTYPVDVIGFDRANDIALVRLRGAGGLPVASVGTSSGLAVGDPIAAIGNAGGAGGAPSFSPGTITQLGASVRASDESGGGSRELTDLIRVAADVRPGDSGGPLVNSTGQVVGVTVAATLTYRMGNVRGGEGFAIPIDRAMGVAGAIRSGGGPGVHIGDTAFIGVGIADPAPGGPSGAVVRQVLPDTAARGAGLAPGDVITSADGVQINTATDLSNFMDAHHPGDTITLNWVDREGNPRSAPIVLGSGPVG, encoded by the coding sequence ATGGACGCAACGCCATCTCGTCATGGGCGCCGGCTGCTGAGCACGCTGGCCGCCCTCTTGTTGGTGCCCGGTCTGCTCTCCGGACCGGCGCATGCCGCGCCGCCACACCTCACGCCGGCACCCCTGGCGCCCCTGGATCAGTCCGCCGTGATGGGACAGGTCACCCCGGGCCTGGTCGACATCAATACCACCCTCAACTATCAGAGTGCCGTGGGCGCGGGGACCGGCATCGTCCTGGATCCCAACGGCGAGGTGCTGACCAACAACCACGTCATCGAAGGCGCCACCAGCATCACCGCGACCAGCCTGGCCAACGGGCGCACCTACCCCGTCGATGTCATCGGCTTCGACCGAGCCAATGACATCGCCCTGGTGCGGTTGCGCGGCGCCGGGGGTCTGCCCGTCGCGTCGGTGGGCACCTCGTCGGGCCTGGCCGTCGGCGACCCGATCGCGGCGATCGGCAATGCGGGCGGGGCCGGCGGTGCGCCGAGCTTCTCGCCGGGCACCATCACGCAGCTGGGTGCATCGGTGCGCGCATCCGATGAATCGGGTGGCGGCTCACGGGAACTCACCGATCTGATCCGGGTGGCGGCCGACGTGCGGCCGGGCGACTCGGGTGGCCCCCTGGTGAACTCCACCGGTCAGGTCGTCGGCGTCACCGTCGCGGCGACGCTGACCTACCGGATGGGCAATGTCCGCGGCGGCGAGGGCTTCGCGATCCCGATCGACCGCGCGATGGGTGTCGCGGGGGCGATCCGCTCCGGCGGCGGCCCCGGGGTACACATTGGGGACACCGCCTTCATCGGCGTCGGCATCGCCGATCCCGCCCCTGGCGGACCGTCGGGAGCCGTTGTGCGCCAAGTTCTTCCGGATACCGCCGCGCGTGGCGCCGGCCTGGCGCCCGGTGACGTCATCACCTCGGCGGACGGCGTGCAGATCAACACGGCCACCGACCTGTCCAACTTCATGGATGCCCACCATCCCGGTGACACGATCACGTTGAACTGGGTTGACCGCGAAGGCAACCCGCGCAGCGCACCCATTGTTCTCGGCTCGGGGCCGGTCGGCTGA
- a CDS encoding class I SAM-dependent methyltransferase encodes MADWSGRDYSRVSSLQRSVAAETLAELVVDGGEWVLDIGCGDGFLTREIAARLPHGFIVGVDASPRMVATAGHSGASAPAGPVFACADARRLPFGRSFDMVVSFNALHWVVQLGEALAGIAAVLRPRGRALIQMVCGGTRPSIESTAMAVAADERWAHYFAEFRTPFLHPDPEALRELAQSCGLRVEVMTVRDREWDFGSVEQFTAWCAVGSTAWTDRLPETERAAFIDDMVAAYQPVAGRPGLFRFMQLRAELRA; translated from the coding sequence GTGGCGGACTGGAGCGGCCGGGACTACAGCCGGGTCAGCAGCCTGCAGCGCTCGGTGGCCGCGGAGACGCTGGCCGAACTCGTCGTCGACGGCGGCGAGTGGGTGCTCGACATCGGCTGCGGCGACGGCTTCCTCACCCGCGAGATCGCCGCCCGTCTTCCGCATGGCTTCATCGTCGGCGTCGACGCCTCACCGCGGATGGTCGCGACCGCCGGCCATTCCGGCGCATCCGCGCCGGCCGGACCGGTGTTCGCGTGCGCCGACGCGCGGCGGTTGCCGTTCGGCAGAAGCTTCGACATGGTCGTGTCGTTCAATGCGCTGCACTGGGTGGTGCAACTGGGCGAAGCGTTGGCCGGCATCGCCGCGGTGCTGCGCCCGCGGGGCCGGGCGCTGATCCAAATGGTCTGCGGCGGAACGCGACCCAGCATCGAATCCACCGCCATGGCGGTGGCCGCAGATGAACGCTGGGCGCACTACTTCGCCGAATTCCGTACGCCTTTCCTCCATCCCGATCCGGAAGCGCTGCGCGAGCTGGCGCAGAGCTGTGGATTACGGGTGGAAGTGATGACGGTGCGCGACCGCGAATGGGACTTCGGGAGCGTCGAGCAGTTCACGGCGTGGTGCGCGGTGGGTTCCACGGCCTGGACCGACCGCCTGCCCGAAACCGAGCGCGCTGCCTTCATCGACGACATGGTCGCCGCCTACCAGCCGGTGGCTGGCCGCCCGGGGCTGTTCCGGTTCATGCAACTGCGCGCCGAACTGCGCGCCTGA
- a CDS encoding chorismate mutase, giving the protein MTHALARGAAAMMTMMAVATAAPALADSAEPLYDLVDASAQRLQTADAVAANKWITGGPITDPARVKVVLDAVSKDAESRGVATDYVTTIFTNQINATEAIEYARFAGWKFDPAGAPTTAPDLASSRSVIDGLNRRMVEQLAAQGPLLHSPGCGVALDAAKSAVAAQRQFDDLYRTALDAATRSYCGS; this is encoded by the coding sequence ATGACCCATGCCCTGGCGCGCGGCGCCGCAGCGATGATGACGATGATGGCGGTCGCGACGGCCGCACCGGCACTGGCCGATTCGGCCGAACCGTTGTACGACCTCGTCGACGCCTCCGCGCAGCGCCTGCAGACCGCTGACGCGGTGGCCGCCAACAAGTGGATCACCGGCGGACCGATCACCGACCCAGCCCGCGTCAAGGTGGTCCTCGACGCCGTGTCGAAGGATGCCGAATCACGGGGCGTAGCAACCGATTACGTCACCACGATCTTCACCAACCAGATCAACGCGACCGAGGCCATCGAGTACGCCCGATTCGCCGGGTGGAAGTTCGACCCGGCCGGCGCACCCACCACAGCGCCCGACCTAGCATCCTCCCGCTCGGTCATCGACGGACTCAACCGCCGCATGGTCGAGCAGCTGGCCGCGCAGGGGCCGCTGCTGCATTCACCGGGATGCGGTGTCGCACTGGACGCGGCCAAGAGCGCCGTCGCCGCGCAGCGGCAGTTCGACGATCTCTACCGCACGGCGCTGGATGCCGCCACCCGGTCGTACTGCGGCTCCTAA
- a CDS encoding DUF4331 family protein, whose protein sequence is MSNHFTGLSLGPPLGDQRLDLCDLYAFQSPADASRTVLILNANPNADALHPEAIYRLAVDSNGDLRNDIAFSFVFSEPVDGRQTVDVFKAVGDEAESPLPLGEKIFEAVEVSFGPTANVVQSDGYTFAAGARSDAFFFDFDGIKNLFDITGGRNFTAPHLGGESPWTGVDSNLTANVFSIAIELPTAELGADPDIRIWGRCSLNRDGELLHVDRAGHPSVSSFFNTDDTKEEYNASEPIHDRERWIGQFIHLMGHTGGYTDDEAIEAIDTEGTLPDMLTFNPSKPAKYPNGRTFKDDVIDYRLAFLTKGDCPPSGLAPHTDTLDVFPYLGNPHPAG, encoded by the coding sequence ATGTCGAACCATTTCACCGGCCTCAGCCTCGGTCCACCACTGGGCGATCAGCGACTGGATCTGTGTGACCTCTATGCATTTCAGTCCCCGGCCGATGCAAGCCGCACGGTGCTCATCTTGAACGCCAACCCGAACGCCGACGCGCTGCATCCCGAGGCGATCTATCGGCTCGCGGTGGACAGCAATGGAGACCTGCGCAACGACATCGCCTTCAGCTTCGTGTTCTCCGAGCCTGTGGACGGCCGCCAGACCGTGGACGTCTTCAAGGCCGTCGGCGACGAGGCCGAATCGCCGCTTCCCTTGGGCGAGAAGATCTTCGAGGCAGTCGAGGTGTCCTTCGGGCCCACCGCCAACGTCGTGCAGTCGGACGGTTACACCTTCGCCGCCGGTGCGCGCAGCGACGCGTTCTTCTTCGACTTCGACGGGATCAAGAATCTGTTCGACATCACCGGCGGCCGTAACTTCACCGCGCCGCATCTCGGCGGTGAGTCACCGTGGACCGGGGTGGACTCCAACCTCACGGCCAACGTGTTCTCGATCGCCATCGAGCTGCCGACCGCCGAACTGGGCGCCGATCCCGACATCCGGATCTGGGGGCGCTGCAGCCTCAACCGCGACGGCGAGCTGCTGCACGTCGACCGGGCCGGTCACCCGTCGGTGAGTAGCTTCTTCAACACCGACGACACCAAAGAGGAATACAACGCCAGCGAGCCGATCCACGACCGCGAGCGCTGGATTGGGCAGTTCATTCATCTGATGGGTCACACCGGCGGCTACACCGACGACGAGGCCATCGAGGCGATCGACACCGAAGGCACCCTGCCGGACATGCTGACCTTCAATCCGTCGAAGCCGGCCAAGTACCCGAACGGGCGGACCTTCAAAGACGACGTCATCGACTACCGGCTGGCATTCCTCACCAAGGGCGACTGCCCGCCCAGCGGTCTGGCCCCGCACACCGACACCCTGGACGTGTTTCCGTATCTCGGCAATCCGCACCCGGCGGGTTAG